ATGAGGATTTCCTAGAAGCAaggataaaataacattttgtgttcCCACCCCAACAAAGCTGAAATGTAATACTTTATtcactaaaataagtttaatcttACATATCCAAAAACTCGCTCACTCTCCTGTTATTTAATAGATTAATGCACTATAATTTTATTGAATAATACGTTGAGAcacgtttttaattaaaatattcatattaatcaagGATTTATTGACTTTTAATGCACCTTATTTCGAAATGCACAGAAATACATGCTTTCATATATGTTTAGTTattgagcatcgcgttagttcagtcaggttgAACTATGGTTGAACACAGAGCTTATTGTTTTTGCCATAATCCAAACGCCTATGGAAAAATCCTATAGGCTTTTTGTCGAGGGAACCAGTTTAATAATAACAGCCGATCCACCAACAAAGTGATGTCATAGTTACCCCACTCTATCActctattctttataaaagttggcATCACACTATGGTAAGgagcgtaacatttctgtcacacgcttgagcaattcggccaatcacaacgcactggatagctggccaatcagagcacaccttggttttcagaacgatgagctttgtaaaaatcaacgtgtttcagaaaggcagggtataaaggagaaacaataatgtacagtatgtggaaaataatgttttttttttactttgaaccaCATAAACATTAGTTatttgcattacaccaaatacaaaaaataatgttctttttagcaacatcatttgacccctttaaatacaaaagtttggagtcataGCCTTGTAGGAAAACGCTCTGGATGACCAGAGTTTGAGTCTTGGCTTGAGGTTCTTTCCTGACCTTGGTCTTAGAGCTAAATCTTTGTAAGttacataattacataaataGGTAGATTGGTCTAATTTGGGTCCAAAAGGACTGATTATCCCTTGTctaactgctagttggtcagACTAGTCCTTAAGACACATTATACATACTTTACAAAAATAGTTATTATTTGGTTATTTAGTTTTTTGGGGAAAATAACACACACATGTgacatgttgtttttttatttaatgactgGAATTAAGGTACACAGGTGTTTCTCAGTCCTCCAACATTTCGAAAGCCTTCCTGATAACACACCCTTATTCATTCTTTAGTTAATAACTCAATGGGGCGGCCGCGGCACCTACTGTAAAAAGGCTCAAGAGCAGGTCTGAAAAGCACTACATTCCATAATTACATTGCAAACAagcaattaaatgcatttaaaaacaaacatagtTTGAGGTTAGAAAGATCCAGTTTGTCTTGACATTTACAGATTCAGTTGTTTGATCTTGGTGTACACGTGATTTAAACATCCTTCTTGCACTGATTCATTGGCGTCATTTGCCTAATTAAGTATTATATAAGCAAAGTATTGTAACTTAAAAATCATCTCATTCTGGGTTTACACCTCTAGCTGGGTTTTTATACATCTGGAATAAACCTGCCATTGAGCATAATTGCATTGTAATGTTGAACTTGATTATTATACAGCAGTTATGCTCCCACAATAATCTACCATCCATAATCTATCCTCACCTATTGCAACGGCATAGTGAACATTAATCATCTCAACTAAATGACTCAATCATGACTTAATCATGACTGACTATTGAAAATGTGTCATTATAATAAGTAGAAACAAGGAAATATACTTTTTTAGATTTAGGTGGGAACTCTGACATTACTGTCACTCTATTATTGTAATTCTTTTCTGGAATCATTAGGctgtttttaatttagtttgaattaaaaatgtgaaacaaacaatgcaaaatgaaaaaacaaatgtattactttatTACAGCAGTGTTAGCTTTTGGCTATTTCATTTTACCAGACGCAACTTGTTTCCTCCGGCTATGAGCAGGTGATTTCTGCTGTATGTGACTCATGCTTTTGTTGGAAAAATACTATTGTAATTAGAtcatacagttaaaaaaaaaaaattccttcctTGAGTCAAATGATCTTTTATGCCTGACATTTGTAGGTCACTGCATGAACTTTTAATTTTAAGCTACTGTAACTCATCTCTACAATTTAACAGTATATAGTTAAATaggttataatataaaaataacacaatTACAGGTTTTCAGGAAAATGCAACACATTCTCTTGGCAGTTAggaactattttacattttgatgaacTGGTGATTAATTGGTGATATTGGTATGGTTAGATTTAGGAAAGTGGCTAGGGATGGAACTTCATGCTTTTTTGGTCCTAAAAAGTGTTTGTTTCCATATGAATGATGTTGCACAAATTCAACCAAAAATTCCAACTtatatacatgttttaaaatCTGATGGAAAAGCACCATGAGCACTTTTAGTCAATCTACTCAAGGTTATAAAAACTATTCACATTAAACGAACATTTTAACGTTAATCTTATTTTAACATGTTTAACAAGTTTCAGATTTCAGAGTTTACACAGGTGAGAACTATGCTTGAGTCACCAGCCTGTCCCTTTTCTCACATTAAGACACAGGTTGCTTAATGAGTAACACGCATGAACAATGAAAGTGTTTACAGACTGAATGTGATGGAGGCATACCTTGTTTAAATGTGATGAGAGAGCATGTGGGTGTGTAGTAACAGGTTAACAAGGATATTTAAGAGCAGACATCAGAGCTGTGCTGCGACGGCAGTGATGAAGATGATCGACATACTCAGTGTAGCATTTTCCATCGCTCTACTAACGAGAGGTAAACCCTTTTATTAGATATTATTACTTAGGGATAAAGAATTATATAACTTTTATGAACAATAATACTATATACTGTACAAGTCAAATGTTTGAAGTAtttgaaataacagtaaaaacagcagtatataatcaaatattacaatttaaaataactgttttgtattttgatgtattttaaaatgtacgacatacattttttattttttttaagtacagcatcattactccagtcttcagtgttacttgatccttcagaaatcattctgatatactgattcgctgctcatttattatttataatcaatcattaataatggttcttattattatcattgttaaaaactgttttttctgCTTGATATTGTTGTGGCATATGTCTTTCTATAGactgaagaatcctgaaaaatgtatgtcCGTTTctatatcaagcagcaaaaactgttttcaacagtgatatttttgtttgtttgtttcccccCTGAAGTCATAATTAACTGaacatgtttcttgttttctAGGATGTGATGCACAACTGAATGGTAACCAGTTTTTCACCATATAATTTAAATAGCCAAATCCTGTTCAAAATGTTGCTGTGACCAATTGTTTgtctaaaatgtgtttaatttgcTTTTGTCACTGTCAGAGTGTGGCAGAACACCTCTCAACACAAGGATAGTTGGAGGACAGAATGCACCAGCTGGTGCTTGGCCATGGCAGGTCAGTCTTCACACGGGTGGTAGCCATTTTTGTGGTGGATCACTCATCAACAGTGAATGGGTTCTGACTGCAGCTCACTGCTTTAAAACGTAACTATCATAGAGAAACCCTtgccatttaataaaataaataaatacttatcaTTCAATGGATGTGGTGAATGCTTTACACTGTACTCCCACCAAATTCTAGAATTACTTCAGCCAGTGACCTAACTGTGTACCTGGGGCGACAGACACAGCAAGGAACAAATGAAAACGAAGTCTCCAGAAGTGTCTCTCAAATCATAAAACATCCAGGCTACATTAGCAGCACTACTGACAACGACATCACTCTTCTGCATCTGTCTTCACCGGTGACATTTACTAACTATATCAGACCAGTCTGTCTGGCTTCAGCAGACAGTACATTCTTCAACCGCACTGTAAGCTGGGTCACCGGATGGGGAAAAATAGGGACAAGCAGTAGGTTTTAATTTTACTAACCTTGATCATACACAACGTACTGTATTATTGCAGTACTGATGCACATTTGATCATTTAATGTCTTTCACAGCTTCCCTGGCCTCACCGCAAACTCTACAGGAAGTGGAAGTGCCTGTTGTTGGAAACAGGCAGTGTAAGTGTCTTAATGGAGTCTCAACAATCACAGACAACATGATATGTGCCGGACCACTAGAAGGAGGGAAAGACTCCTGTCAGGTAATACCTCCAATACATTCATAGTGTTGATGGCTTGAAAATATTCCTTAgtgtaaaaatatgaataataaaaaatgggtGTCTCTTAAACTTTGAATTCAACTTTCGCTTTGTCGCTTTCAAAACACTGTCAGGTTCATTGCAAAACTCGAATATCTGAGATCTTGCCTGCACAGTCAGTGACTCAGTTTATTATATTGTATACATTAGTTAAATTATAATATGAAAGGATCTTTTTCATGCATTAAACGCATTTGTCCTAGTTAGAAAATGTTCCTTAAATTTGTACTGTAATGAAGAAGAGTTAAGACTGTTGTATAGATCAGGGGTTTTCTATCTTTTTAATGACACGGGATCCCAAATATGAAGGATTCCCTTCTCAAAATATAAAGGCAGCTATATATCTTTATGTTTTCATAAAATACTCATCCATATTGTGTGTGAGAAGCAGTATGATATAAAGGCAATATGTTGTTTGCAAAATTGGAATGTGCAGAATTTGTTACATGGCATGTTACTAACCTGTTCTTCATCATACAGGGTGATTCTGGCGGTCCTATGGTCAGCAAACAGGGCTCAGTCTGGGTCCAGTCTGGAGTTGTGAGCTTCGGCGATGGCTGTGCTTTAGCTAACTTGCCCGGTGTGTATGCCCGAGTGTCTAAGTACCAGAACTGGATCAATGAGCAGATCACCACCAACCAGCCAGGCTTTGTTACGTTCACCTCCAATGGTACCGACGGTGACCTGGCAATATTCTGTAAAGGTGTGCCTGAAATTACAACAACCACTGCCACCACTACAACTACAACCGTTGCACGTAAGATTCTTTCAAGTCAGATTACATTCCCAATAAGCCATGCATACACATTTTCCATTTAGTTA
The sequence above is a segment of the Carassius carassius chromosome 9, fCarCar2.1, whole genome shotgun sequence genome. Coding sequences within it:
- the LOC132149334 gene encoding transmembrane protease serine 9-like; this translates as MKMIDILSVAFSIALLTRGCDAQLNECGRTPLNTRIVGGQNAPAGAWPWQVSLHTGGSHFCGGSLINSEWVLTAAHCFKTITSASDLTVYLGRQTQQGTNENEVSRSVSQIIKHPGYISSTTDNDITLLHLSSPVTFTNYIRPVCLASADSTFFNRTVSWVTGWGKIGTSTSLASPQTLQEVEVPVVGNRQCKCLNGVSTITDNMICAGPLEGGKDSCQGDSGGPMVSKQGSVWVQSGVVSFGDGCALANLPGVYARVSKYQNWINEQITTNQPGFVTFTSNGTDGDLAIFCKGVPEITTTTATTTTTTVAPIVCGSAKLNTRVGGNISLVSPGVWPWMASLQFNGSHVCGGTLIAERFVMSSASCFTRSTNASDWTVILGRLNQNSSNPNEVSIKVANITLSNSTGDNVAVLQLAVAPKLTNFIQPICVDIGDNTFSADTQCWAAGWGAGAGGVNQTLQEYQTSVVSCGNSSSNNSICTSSLNLQEGDQGGPLMCKLGQSWIHAAVLTLQSSISNSSSSNTSSSNSTRASRSARAQDVQVFTKTSNFASFLTSVVGSFPAKATNSTSSTTSAAANKPPQTASSGAQASSSVCFTVSVLLSALTALKIF